In Zygosaccharomyces rouxii strain CBS732 chromosome D complete sequence, one DNA window encodes the following:
- the FUN12 gene encoding translation initiation factor eIF5B (similar to uniprot|P39730 Saccharomyces cerevisiae YAL035W FUN12 GTPase required for general translation initiation by promoting Met-tRNAiMet binding to ribosomes and ribosomal subunit joining homolog of bacterial IF2) encodes MGKNNKNQQNYWEEDFTEDMPASEEFGVDPNAKEETPAAEGTPAEQAGAEAIEADFMSTLAKSKKKQDKKTTDEKAENNNNAKPVLKSKKEKEKEKKEKEKQKKKEENNKKKAQQQAQKEKNKELNKQNVEKVQAEKEAKDKSKSGSPAPEATQTPKAAPKKGGKKAPAGLAALKRQLELKKQAEEEEQRLREEEERLEKEELEREAEADKEREAAKEAKKEKDKAKKEKLKAEGKLLTKKQKEEKKLQEKRRAALLAAGNIKVPALEKKEAEAPKAKKVVYSKKKKTNAPEKAESKDTNGKEKGTDGADEKKGDEEVLIDDWERLALEDDEGEAASATTTVEETTKMEVKESTPEVSSSEVSSKEVIEEVNTPAAASKPTPVSKAVEESKGGTPARASASPAPTPKKDLRSPICCILGHVDTGKTKLLDKIRQSNVQGGEAGGITQQIGATYFPISAVKDKTKTMSKYEKQTFDVPGLLVIDTPGHESFTNLRSRGSSLCNIAILVIDIMHGLEQQTLESLRLLRDRKSPFVVALNKIDRLYDWKTIPGNSFRDSFEQQSRAVKDEFETRLSAIKLALAEQGLNSELYFQNKNMSKYVSIVPTSAVTGEGVPDLLWLLLELTQKRMSKQLMYLSHIEATILEVKVVEGFGTTIDVVLSNGILREGDRIVLCGMNGPIVTNIRALLTPQPLRELRLKSEYVHNKEVKAALGVKIAANDLEKAVSGSRLLVVGPDDDEEEMMDEVMDDLTGLLDSVDTSGRGVTVQASTLGSLEALLDFLKDMKIPVMSIGLGPVYKRDVMKAGAMLEKAPEYAVMMCFDVKIDKEAEQYAEQEGIKVFNADVIYHLFDAFTKYQEDLLEQRRKDFLDFAIFPCVLQTLQIINKRAPMIIGVDVVEGVLRVGTPICTVKLNPTTNEKQVLLLGKVVSLEINHHPVNEVKRGQTAAGVAMRLEDPSGQQPIWGRHVGESDPLYAAISRRSIDTLKDKAFRDQVSKSDWILLKKLKPVFGID; translated from the coding sequence atgggtaaaaataataagaaCCAGCAAAACTACTGGGAAGAAGATTTCACAGAGGACATGCCCGCCAGTGAAGAGTTCGGTGTTGATCCTAACGCAAAGGAAGAGACACCAGCTGCCGAGGGTACACCAGCCGAACAAGCCGGTGCTGAGGCTATTGAAGCTGACTTCATGTCCACTCTAGCTaaatccaagaagaaacaaGACAAGAAGACCACTGATGAGAAGGCtgagaataataataatgccAAGCCAGTGCTAAAGTCTAAGaaggagaaggaaaaggaaaagaaggaaaaggagaagcaaaagaagaaagaggaaaacaataagaagaaagctCAACAGCAAGctcaaaaggaaaagaataaagagTTGAACAAACAAAACGTCGAGAAAGTTCaagctgaaaaggaagCCAAGGACAAGAGTAAAAGTGGATCACCTGCTCCAGAAGCAACGCAAACTCCAAAGGCAGCTCCAAAGAAAGGTGGTAAGAAGGCACCTGCAGGTTTAGCTGCTTTGAAACGTCAactagaattgaaaaaacaagctgaagaagaagagcaGAGATTGagagaagaggaagaacGTTTGGAGAAGGAAGAACTAGAACGTGAAGCTGAAGCTGATAAAGAACGTGAGGCTGCCAAAGAAGCTAAAAAGGAGAAAGATAAAGccaagaaggaaaaattgaaggcTGAAGGTAAACTTTTGacaaagaaacaaaaggaagaaaagaaactACAAGAAAAGAGACGTGCCGCTCTATTGGCTGCTGGTAATATCAAAGTTCCTGCAttagagaagaaggaagcCGAAGCTCCTAAAGCAAAGAAGGTCGTCTAcagtaagaagaagaagactAATGCACCAGAAAAGGCAGAATCCAAGGACACAAACGGTAAAGAAAAGGGTACCGATGGTGCAGATGAAAAAAAGGGTGATGAGGAAGTTTTGATTGATGATTGGGAGCGTTTGGCacttgaagatgatgaaggtgaGGCCGCTTCCGCTACTACTACGGTGGAGGAAACCACCAAAATGGAAGTTAAGGAATCTACGCCTGAGGTTTCAAGCTCTGAAGTGTCAAGTAAAGAAGTTATTGAGGAAGTAAATACCCCAGCTGCAGCTTCTAAGCCAACACCTGTATCTAAGGCAGTTGAAGAATCAAAGGGCGGAACACCTGCTCGCGCTTCCGCTTCTCCTGCTCCTACACCAAAGAAGGATTTGCGTTCTCCAATTTGCTGTATCTTAGGTCATGTTGATACTGGTAAGACCAAGTTGTTGGACAAGATCAGACAAAGTAATGTGCAAGGTGGTGAAGCCGGTGGTATCACTCAACAAATTGGTGCTACCTATTTCCCTATCAGTGCTGTTAAGGACAAGACGAAGACCATGTCTAAATACGAAAAGCAAACTTTCGATGTTCCAGGTTTGCTGGTTATCGATACTCCTGGTCACGAATCTTTCACCAACTTGCGTTCTAGAGGTTCATCTCTATGTAACATTGCCATTTTGGTGATTGATATCATGCATGGTCTTGAACAACAAACTTTAGAATCTCTAAGGTTGTTGAGAGACAGAAAATCTCCTTTCGTCGTTGCATTGAACAAGATCGATAGATTGTACGATTGGAAGACTATTCCTGGTAACTCCTTCAGAGACTCATTCGAACAACAATCGAGGGCcgttaaagatgaatttgagaCAAGATTATCCGCTATCAAATTGGCTCTTGCTGAACAAGGTTTGAACTCTGAATTATACTTCCAAAACAAAAACATGTCCAAGTACGTCTCCATCGTCCCAACTTCTGCCGTTACCGGTGAAGGTGTTCCAGAtctgttgtggttgttgcTAGAATTGACTCAAAAGAGAATGTCTAAGCAATTGATGTACCTATCCCACATCGAGGCTACCATTTTGGAAGTTAAAGTTGTTGAAGGTTTCGGTACAACTATTGATGTTGTTTTATCGAACGGTATTTTAAGAGAGGGGGATCGTATCGTCCTATGTGGTATGAACGGACCGATTGTCACAAACATTAGAGCTTTGTTGACCCCTCAACCATTGCGTGAATTGCGTCTAAAATCTGAGTACGTTCACAACAAAGAAGTCAAAGCAGCATTGGGTGTTAAGATCGCAGCTaatgatttagaaaaggCCGTCTCTGGTTCTAGATTGTTGGTCGTTGGtcctgatgatgatgaggaagaaatGATGGACGAAGTCATGGACGATTTAACAGGGTTGTTGGACTCTGTTGACACTAGCGGTAGAGGTGTTACCGTTCAGGCTTCTACCTTGGGTTCTTTGGAAGCCTTACtagatttcttgaaagatATGAAGATTCCTGTGATGTCCATCGGGTTGGGTCCAGTTTACAAACGTGATGTAATGAAGGCAGGTGCCATGTTGGAAAAAGCTCCGGAATACGCAGTTATGATGTGTTTCGATGTTAAAATAGATAAGGAAGCTGAGCAATATGCTGAACAAGAGGGTATTAAGGTTTTCAACGCTGATGTCATTTACCACTTGTTCGATGCTTTCACCAAATATCAAGAGGATTTGCTCGAACAACGTCGTAAAGACTTCTTGGACTTCGCCATCTTCCCATGTGTTTTACAGACATTACAAATTATCAACAAGCGTGCTCCGATGATTATTGGTGTTGATGTTGTGGAAGGTGTTCTTCGAGTAGGTACTCCAATTTGTACAGTGAAATTGAACCCAACTACGAATGAAAAGCAAGTTCTACTACTGGGTAAGGTggtttctttggaaattaaCCATCATCCAGTTAATGAAGTTAAGAGGGGCCAGACCGCTGCTGGTGTTGCCATGCGTTTGGAGGATCCTTCAGGTCAACAACCTATCTGGGGCCGTCACGTGGGTGAAAGCGATCCATTATATGCCGCCATTTCTAGAAGATCCATCGATACTTTGAAGGACAAGGCATTCAGAGACCAAGTATCCAAGTCAGATTGGATACTgctgaaaaaattaaaaccTGTGTTTGGCATCGATTGA
- the RBG1 gene encoding GTP-binding protein RBG1 (highly similar to uniprot|P39729 Saccharomyces cerevisiae YAL036C RBG1 GTPase that interacts with ribosomes member of the DRG family of GTP-binding proteins): MSTTVEKIKSIEDEMARTQKNKATSFHLGQLKAKLAKLRREILTASQSSGGGGGGVGFDVARTGVASVGFVGFPSVGKSTLLSKLTGTESESAEYEFTTLVTVPGIIRYKGAKIQMLDLPGIIDGAKDGRGRGKQVIAVARTSNMLFIVLDVNKPLAHKQIIEKELEGVGIRVNKSPPDIIVKKKERGGISITNTVPLTHLDNDEIRAVMSEYRINSAELAFRCDATIEDLIDVLEGPTRRYMPAIYVLNKIDSLSLEELEVLYRIPNAVPISSGKDWNLDELLQTMWDRLNLVRVYTKPKGTMPDFSDPVVLRSDRCTVRDFCNQIHKSLVDEFRNAAVYGTSVKHQPQYVGLNHVLQDEDVVTILKK, translated from the coding sequence ATGTCTACTACCGTAGAAAAGATCAAGTCGATCGAAGATGAAATGGCCAGAACCCAGAAGAACAAGGCAACTTCGTTCCATCTGGGTCAGCTGAAGGCaaaattggccaaattAAGAAGAGAAATCTTGACAGCATCACAGTcttctggtggtggtggtggtggtgtcGGTTTCGATGTTGCTAGAACCGGTGTTGCCAGTGTTGGTTTCGTTGGGTTCCCCTCTGTCGGTAAGTCAACACtactttccaaattaacCGGTACCGAATCTGAATCTGCTGAATACGAATTCACTACGTTGGTTACGGTCCCTGGTATTATTCGTTACAAAGGTGCTAAGATTCAAATGTTGGATTTACCGGGTATTATCGATGGTGCTAAAGATGGTCGTGGTCGTGGTAAGCAAGTTATTGCGGTTGCAAGAACTTCCAATATGTTATTCATTGTGTTGGATGTTAATAAACCATTGGCACACAAGCAAATTATCGAAAAGGAACTAGAAGGTGTTGGTATCCGTGTAAACAAGAGCCCACCTGATATCATTGttaaaaagaaggaaagagGTGGTATTTCCATCACAAATACTGTTCCATTGACACATTTGGATAACGATGAAATTAGAGCTGTTATGAGTGAATATAGAATTAACAGTGCGGAACTTGCGTTCAGATGTGATGCTACTATAGAAGATCTAATTGACGTTTTAGAAGGCCCAACAAGACGTTACATGCCTGCCATCTACGTTTTAAACAAGATCGATTCTCTTTCACTAGAAGAGTTAGAAGTTTTGTACAGAATTCCAAATGCTGTGCCTATATCATCAGGTAAAGACTGGAACTTGGACGAACTTTTACAAACAATGTGGGATAGACTAAATTTGGTCCGGGTCTATACAAAGCCAAAGGGTACGATGCCCGATTTTTCCGACCCTGTTGTGCTTAGATCTGACCGTTGCACCGTCAGGGACTTTTGTAACCAAATTCACAAATCCCTGGTGGATGAGTTTAGAAACGCTGCGGTATACGGTACGAGTGTCAAGCATCAACCACAATATGTTGGTTTAAATCATGTCTTACAGGATGAAGACGTTGTTACTatcttgaagaaataa
- a CDS encoding uncharacterized protein (weakly similar to uniprot|Q12182 Saccharomyces cerevisiae YOR342C Hypothetical ORF) produces MDRCHYDQLVEQIRSQRLDNNVFFGPINSLIQKDFLQLENIRFFITLGLDTCQLSQLWDNGSLRNDDSVVINFDPKFNPSEIDTTSRFFYENVENLRKIIANVANDCNNTNQQEMKKLVKNDIESLGTLYSGNWGVQMRYLLDIAIIFKIASQYGKILIVSKNGNDNVLVSFLIAIQMIQNPQLSALEAFKFIKVQRPSVHELTPEFVSLCNSLSGNSLSGPIPDKQSRKLEQMDYLSSKRSRISD; encoded by the coding sequence atggATAGATGTCACTATGATCAGTTAGTAGAACAGATTAGGTCCCAAAGGTTAGATAATAACGTATTCTTTGGGCCTATAAACTCTTTAATccaaaaagattttttacAGCTCGAAAATAtaagatttttcattacACTGGGATTAGATACGTGCCAGTTATCGCAACTTTGGGATAATGGTTCGCTAAGGAATGATGATTCTGTAGTGATTAACTTTGATCCAAAATTTAACCCAAGTGAAATAGATACTACGAGTAGATTTTTTTATgaaaatgtggaaaatttgCGTAAAATCATAGCCAATGTAGCTAATGATtgtaataatactaatcagcaagaaatgaaaaaactGGTTAAAAATGATATAGAGAGCCTCGGAACGCTTTATAGTGGGAACTGGGGGGTTCAAATGCGATATTTGTTGGATATCgctatcatcttcaaaatagCTTCACAATACggtaaaattttgatagtgtcgaaaaatggtaatgataaCGTCTTGGTATCATTCTTGATAGCCATTCAAATGATTCAAAATCCACAGTTATCGGCATTAGAAGcattcaaatttatcaaggTTCAAAGACCCTCGGTTCATGAATTGACACCTGAATTTGTCAGTTTGTGCAATTCATTGAGCGGCAACTCATTAAGCGGACCAATACCAGATAAACAGAGTCGAAAACTGGAACAAATGGACTACTTGTCTTCAAAAAGATCTCGTATCAGTGACTAG
- the TYE7 gene encoding Tye7p (some similarities with uniprot|P33122 Saccharomyces cerevisiae YOR344C TYE7 may be involved in glycolytic gene expression TYE7 a 33 kDa serine-rich protein is a potential member of the basic region/helix-loop- helix/leucine-zipper protein family) encodes MDDFEDWMLKDTQAAGSLSDESVNSFSWFEPLEQIISSGSSSSGDSPVDVPSAEQPVKQEELATLDLGSMDAAAGAAVPAPTPAEAATVEATPTATTSSSSSVADATVAPAKRRRAPRKRLTSHQKQAHNKIEKRYRININTKIAKLQQIIPWVASEQTAFEVGENIKKGEDGFPTSTKLNKSMILEKAVDYILYLQNSERLYEMEVRRLRAELAGQN; translated from the coding sequence ATGGATGACTTTGAAGACTGGATGTTGAAAGATACACAAGCTGCTGGATCACTCAGTGATGAATCTGTCAATTCCTTCTCCTGGTTTGAGCCATTAGAACAGATAATTTCAAGCGGGTCAAGCTCATCGGGGGACTCTCCGGTGGACGTCCCCAGTGCCGAACAACCTGTAAAGCAAGAAGAACTGGCTACTCTAGACCTAGGTTCCATggatgctgctgctggtgcTGCAGTCCCAGCACCAACGCCAGCAGAAGCTGCTACCGTTGAAGCTACGCCAACAGCAACGACgtcatcttcgtcttctGTTGCTGATGCAACGGTTGCACCCGCAAAGAGGCGCAGAGCGCCAAGAAAAAGACTTACGTCGCATCAGAAGCAAGCCCACAACAAGATAGAGAAAAGATATCGTATCAATATCAACACAAAAATTGCTAAACTACAGCAAATTATACCATGGGTGGCAAGTGAACAAACGGCGTTTGAAGTTGGAGAGAATATCAAAAAGGGAGAAGATGGATTTCCAACGTCAACAAAGCTTAACAAAAGCATGATTTTGGAGAAAGCTGTCGATTACATCCTGTACTTACAGAACAGTGAAAGACTTTACGAAATGGAAGTAAGAAGGTTAAGAGCGGAATTGGCAGGCCAAAACTAA